One Ignavibacterium sp. DNA segment encodes these proteins:
- a CDS encoding sigma-54 dependent transcriptional regulator — protein sequence MSELNKENSSFKILVIDDDESIRKTLTNYLKKLNFNVYSASNGSEGIEIAQKEIPDLVITDIKMPKADGFEVLKKVKEIDSHIHVIMITAFDDMSSTVKAMQQGAYDYIEKPLEIDKLKITISRALENKKMSEQLTSFITVETEEYQSENTLIGKSSVMKDVYKKIGQTTTSRVTVLLEGESGTGKELVARAIHYSGITKDKPFVPVNCTALTESLLESELFGHVKGAFTGSIRDKKGKFELAGEGTIFLDEISEISPNLQVQLLRVLQQKEFERVGGETLIPIKARIIAATNKDLNALVSDGEFREDLYFRLKVVSINLPPLRERLDDVPFLVSHFLAKINNELHKNVTKVPEDVMEMLKNHYWVGNVRELENTLMQAVVLSSDDILNKENILLRKPEPGEIKDEVQFITLAENEKNHIKKVLDAVQWDKNKAYKILGISLPTLYSKIENYKLSPFDDKSPQ from the coding sequence ATGAGTGAATTAAATAAAGAAAATAGCAGCTTCAAAATACTTGTTATTGATGATGATGAATCAATAAGAAAAACATTAACAAATTATTTAAAGAAACTGAACTTTAATGTCTATTCAGCTTCTAATGGTTCTGAAGGAATTGAAATTGCACAAAAGGAAATTCCGGATTTAGTGATAACCGATATTAAAATGCCAAAGGCAGATGGATTTGAAGTTTTAAAGAAAGTAAAAGAAATTGATTCGCACATTCACGTTATTATGATTACCGCTTTTGATGATATGAGCAGTACGGTTAAAGCAATGCAGCAAGGTGCTTATGATTACATTGAGAAACCGCTTGAGATAGATAAGCTGAAAATTACTATTAGCCGTGCTCTTGAAAATAAAAAAATGAGCGAGCAGCTCACTTCATTTATTACTGTTGAAACTGAAGAATATCAGTCAGAGAATACCCTTATTGGTAAATCTTCAGTTATGAAAGATGTTTATAAAAAGATAGGGCAGACTACAACAAGCCGAGTAACAGTTCTTCTCGAAGGTGAAAGCGGTACAGGAAAAGAGCTTGTTGCAAGGGCAATTCATTACAGCGGCATTACTAAGGATAAACCCTTTGTTCCCGTTAACTGTACAGCTTTAACTGAATCCCTTCTCGAAAGTGAATTATTCGGTCACGTAAAAGGAGCTTTCACCGGTTCCATACGCGATAAAAAAGGTAAATTTGAACTTGCCGGTGAAGGTACAATTTTCCTTGATGAAATTTCTGAAATATCTCCTAATCTGCAAGTTCAGTTATTAAGAGTTTTACAGCAAAAAGAATTTGAACGTGTTGGAGGAGAAACTTTAATCCCGATAAAAGCAAGAATAATTGCAGCTACTAATAAAGATTTAAACGCACTTGTAAGCGATGGAGAATTTAGAGAGGATTTATATTTTAGATTAAAAGTAGTATCAATTAACCTTCCACCTCTCCGTGAACGTCTGGATGATGTACCTTTTTTGGTTAGCCATTTTCTTGCAAAGATTAATAATGAACTTCATAAAAATGTTACTAAAGTACCTGAAGATGTAATGGAGATGTTAAAAAATCATTACTGGGTAGGGAATGTAAGAGAATTGGAAAACACCTTAATGCAGGCAGTTGTTCTCTCAAGTGATGATATTCTTAACAAGGAAAATATACTTTTAAGAAAGCCCGAACCGGGTGAAATTAAGGATGAAGTTCAATTTATCACACTTGCTGAAAATGAAAAAAATCATATTAAAAAAGTACTCGATGCCGTTCAGTGGGATAAAAACAAAGCATACAAAATTTTGGGCATTTCGCTACCGACTCTTTACAGCAAAATTGAAAACTATAAGCTGTCACCGTTTGATGATAAGTCCCCACAATAA
- a CDS encoding heavy metal translocating P-type ATPase: MKKYQLKNIDCASCAAKIEEGLSKMPEVKFVSVNFANSTLQIDAPDLEEVKQKIKEIEPEVEVVEPTDDLTPPAKRFAIKDELAENKNELIKIFFALLLLSVGLIFEEEIHNTPYHFAEYLVFISAYLISGWGVLKGAARSIAKGKVFNELFLMSIATLGAIAIDEMAEAVAVMLFFVVGELFQNIAVNRSRKSVKALLEIRPDYANIKINGDVKRVSPTEVHPGQIILVKPGEKIPLDGNIIEGNSFVDTSALTGESVPRSVKESETVLAGMINKSGLLTIKVTKEFGESSITKILELVENASSKKAETEKFITTFARYYTPVVVFGALLLAVIPPLFFAGQTFTDWIYRALVVLVISCPCALVISIPLGYFGGIGGASRRGILVKGSNFLDALTKIKTVVFDKTGTLTKGEFKVAEIVSANGFKEEAILKYAAYAEANSSHPIAKSILEAYQNEIQQNEISDVKEISGHGIQAKVNGDEILIGNDKLLHLENIEHDKCDVEGTVVHVTVNKKYAGYIVISDSLKDEAAEAITALNKLKVDTVMLTGDNKSAAEVFAIKLGIKEYYSELLPENKVEHIEKLIDSAKDGKVAFVGDGINDAPVIARADVGIAMGALGSDAAVETADVVLMTDSPMQVVKSIEVAKRTRTIVWQNIGFAMGVKLFFILLGAFGIATMWEAVFGDMGVAIIAILNAMRVMK; this comes from the coding sequence ATGAAAAAATATCAACTTAAAAATATTGACTGCGCATCGTGTGCGGCAAAGATTGAAGAAGGGCTTTCAAAGATGCCCGAAGTTAAATTTGTTTCTGTGAATTTTGCAAACTCGACTTTACAGATTGATGCACCGGATTTAGAAGAAGTAAAACAAAAGATTAAAGAGATCGAACCGGAAGTGGAAGTAGTTGAACCGACTGATGACCTTACACCGCCGGCTAAAAGGTTTGCAATAAAAGATGAACTTGCCGAGAACAAAAACGAATTGATAAAAATCTTTTTTGCACTTCTTCTGCTTTCCGTCGGGCTAATCTTCGAAGAAGAAATTCATAACACTCCTTATCATTTTGCAGAATATCTGGTTTTTATTTCTGCTTATCTGATAAGCGGCTGGGGTGTTTTAAAGGGTGCTGCAAGAAGTATTGCAAAAGGAAAAGTTTTCAACGAGCTTTTTCTTATGTCAATTGCAACGCTTGGCGCAATTGCAATTGATGAAATGGCTGAAGCAGTTGCCGTTATGTTGTTTTTTGTAGTCGGGGAATTGTTCCAGAATATTGCCGTTAACCGCTCACGAAAGTCAGTGAAAGCATTATTGGAGATAAGACCGGATTATGCGAACATAAAAATAAATGGAGATGTTAAAAGAGTTTCGCCAACGGAAGTTCATCCCGGACAAATAATTCTTGTGAAGCCCGGAGAGAAAATTCCTTTGGACGGAAATATTATCGAAGGAAATTCTTTTGTTGATACTTCGGCACTCACTGGGGAATCTGTTCCCCGTTCTGTAAAAGAAAGCGAAACAGTTTTAGCGGGAATGATTAATAAAAGCGGACTGCTTACAATTAAAGTAACAAAAGAATTTGGCGAGTCTTCAATTACAAAAATTTTAGAGCTGGTTGAAAATGCAAGCAGTAAAAAAGCAGAGACAGAAAAATTCATCACTACATTTGCCCGCTATTACACTCCAGTAGTTGTATTTGGAGCCTTGCTTCTTGCTGTTATTCCACCGTTGTTTTTTGCCGGACAAACATTTACTGACTGGATTTACAGAGCGTTGGTAGTGCTTGTAATTTCTTGCCCTTGTGCTTTAGTGATAAGCATTCCGCTCGGATATTTTGGCGGGATTGGTGGCGCTTCACGAAGAGGGATCCTTGTTAAAGGTTCCAATTTTTTGGATGCGCTCACAAAAATTAAGACCGTCGTATTTGATAAAACCGGAACGTTAACGAAAGGTGAATTCAAAGTTGCGGAAATAGTTTCTGCCAACGGATTCAAGGAAGAAGCCATTCTGAAATATGCTGCTTATGCAGAAGCGAACTCGAGTCATCCGATTGCTAAATCAATATTGGAAGCTTATCAGAATGAAATTCAGCAAAATGAAATAAGCGATGTAAAAGAAATATCCGGTCACGGCATTCAGGCAAAAGTAAACGGAGACGAAATTTTGATTGGAAATGATAAGCTGCTTCATCTTGAAAATATCGAACACGACAAATGTGATGTTGAAGGAACTGTTGTTCACGTAACGGTAAATAAAAAATATGCCGGCTATATCGTAATATCAGATTCATTAAAAGATGAAGCTGCAGAAGCAATTACTGCGCTGAACAAATTAAAAGTAGATACCGTTATGCTAACCGGAGATAACAAAAGCGCTGCTGAAGTCTTTGCAATAAAGCTTGGTATCAAAGAATATTATTCAGAGCTGCTGCCGGAAAACAAAGTTGAACATATTGAAAAGCTAATTGACTCAGCAAAAGATGGAAAAGTCGCATTCGTTGGTGATGGAATAAATGATGCGCCGGTAATTGCCCGTGCCGATGTTGGAATTGCAATGGGTGCTCTCGGCTCCGATGCAGCAGTTGAAACCGCAGACGTAGTTTTGATGACCGATTCACCAATGCAGGTTGTAAAGTCAATTGAAGTTGCAAAGCGGACGAGAACTATCGTCTGGCAAAACATTGGTTTTGCAATGGGAGTGAAATTATTCTTCATTCTTCTCGGCGCATTTGGAATTGCAACAATGTGGGAAGCGGTGTTCGGCGATATGGGTGTTGCGATTATTGCAATATTGAATGCTATGAGAGTGATGAAATAA
- a CDS encoding efflux RND transporter permease subunit, translating to MAIPTSAGAELQRPLATVAIGGLMTSILLTPLLISSIYSWFENRKVEVNYLLE from the coding sequence ATGGCAATTCCCACTTCCGCTGGTGCAGAGTTACAAAGACCCCTTGCAACTGTGGCTATCGGTGGATTGATGACATCAATCCTGCTTACACCTTTGCTCATTTCATCAATTTATAGCTGGTTCGAAAATAGAAAAGTTGAGGTTAATTATCTATTGGAATAA